In Pyricularia oryzae 70-15 chromosome 2, whole genome shotgun sequence, one genomic interval encodes:
- a CDS encoding RING-8 protein → MAVITPELVSEGIRLIVRQVTSSDSPSPTSTPSSTSSNPSPTDSGNPGQGPPGNGSPGGNNNGNGSNGSSPLLFFVALGFGVVFTNLWIIVGVKYCFRYNARNRAMRVNEDGEPITLENMPRPHRRRREKKLMTMDEVNEKFPMQKYKSWVASRAQEGLPTRGGVSAPPSRANSVRSVEGVVPVDKERHSSDHDRPTTSTSVPARGDNNENEKLAMANEAKESSSGSGTTDPKDAMGSAPQTNGTESKTDRRQSHDQASDEEEDDHITAAIPPELLESSGDTCAICIDTLEDDDDVRGLTCGHAFHAVCVDPWLTSRRACCPLCKADYYTPKPRPVVEGAEGVGATGVVTVVLPDQNGRRMNMPSRPSNTWTSFMTRRTNTGGQQVQQQPQTASAGSDSGRPGLFTRLRAQRNDGPPTMSGAAQVHAPSQNDPSSNNGGFFGRFRRQPASGAAQPATSGVSAEMTTPSQLEAGTQNVAAR, encoded by the exons ATGGCTGTCATAACTCCTGAACTCGTTTCTGAGGGCATTAGGCTCATTGTTCGGCAGGTCACGTCCTCAGACTCGCCTTCACCAACCTCTACACCATCGTCGACATCGAGCAATCCATCTCCTACCGATTCGGGCAATCCAGGACAGGGACCACCGGGTAACGGCAGCCCTGGTGGTAATAACAACGGCAATGGCAGCAACGGGAGCTCGCCATTACTGTTTTTCGTCGCACTTGGATTCGGAGTGGTGTTCACGAACCTATG GATCATCGTCGGTGTCAAGTACTGCTTCCGGTACAACGCCCGTAATCGCGCAATGCGTGTGAACGAGGATGGCGAACCTATTACCCTGGAAAATATGCCGCGCCCTCATCGGCGTCGGCGTGAAAAGAAGCTCATGACCATGGACGAGGTCAATGAAAAGTTTCCGATGCAAAAGTACAAAAGCTGGGTCGCCTCCAGAGCCCAAGAAGGACTGCCTACGCGCGGTGGCGTCTCTGCTCCACCGAGCAGGGCGAACAGCGTACGGTCTGTAGAGGGTGTTGTGCCTGTCGACAAGGAAAGACACAGCAGCGATCATGATCGGCCGACGACTAGTACGAGTGTACCCGCTCGTGGCGATAACAATGAAAATGAGAAGTTGGCAATGGCAAACGAGGCGAAGGAGAGCAGTTCTGGAAGCGGGACAACCGATCCCAAAGATGCCATGGGATCTGCACCACAAACGAACGGCACAGAGTCGAAGACGGACAGGAGGCAGTCGCATGACCAAGCCTccgacgaggaagaggacGACCACATTACCGCTGCCATCCCACCAGAACTGCTCGAATCATCTGGAGACACCTGCGCAATCTGCATAGATACCTTGgaagacgatgacgacgttcGCGGTTTGACATGTGGACATGCCTTTCACGCAGTTTGCGTCGATCCTTGGCTGACGTCGCGACGGGCTTGCTGCCCATTGTGCAAAGCCGACTACTATACACCAAAACCACGCCCAGTCGTGGAAGGTGCTGAGGGCGTCGGTGCAACGGGCGTGGTCACTGTGGTACTTCCCGACCAGAATGGCAGGAGGATGAACATGCCAAGTCGACCAAGTAACACTTGGACTTCGTTCATGACGAGGCGAACAAACACAGGCGGGCAGCAGGTGCAGCAGCAACCTCAAACCGCATCTGCCGGTTCCGACTCGGGCAGACCTGGGCTGTTCACCCGTTTAAGGGCACAGCGCAACGACGGTCCCCCGACTATGAGTGGCGCTGCCCAAGTGCATGCGCCATCCCAAAATGATCCATCGAGCAACAATGGCGGTTTCTTTGGACGATTTAGAAGACAGCCTGCTTCCGGGGCGGCACAACCAGCGACGTCAGGCGTTTCAGCAGAGATGACCACTCCGTCTCAGCTTGAGGCGGGAACGCAGAACGTTGCCGCCAGGTGA